A single genomic interval of Drosophila virilis strain 15010-1051.87 chromosome 2, Dvir_AGI_RSII-ME, whole genome shotgun sequence harbors:
- the LOC6632363 gene encoding FAM172 family protein homolog CG10038 isoform X2 produces MSEPSARNCQEAIARLREFGYAFNEAGQLRKIDKISGEPGEEPYEFKISDNQAKNQEHYEQLANQIPEIIYELLEKNGLKRTYIPKGVPIEHSTFVFSQPQPLSQSKKLLVLIHGSGYVLAGQWARRLIINNSLDHGTQLPYIQRAQKLGYDILVTNTNDTTRMIKGKRTPIKGLENSMTHAAYVWEHIIMPSQPKSVAIVAHSFGGAVSRALTEKYTKFFKEKVYAIALTDGTVGHPPAGCQKYFLDVTCNWVSSNEPLDTDLTQGDVAENITCVSAGHPEHEWTSYSAIESVFKFLEKKYEQHVKAKQVV; encoded by the exons ATGTCGGAACCAAGTGCCAGAAATTGCCAAGAAGCTATTGCGCGCTTGCGGGAATTTGGATATGCATTCAATGAAG CTGGACAACTACGCAAAATAGACAAAATCAGCGGGGAACCCGGCGAGGAGCCTTACGAGTTTAAGATAAGCGACAATCAGGCTAAGAATCAGGAGCACTACGAGCAGCTGGCCAATCAGATACCAGAAATCATATACGAACTGCTGGAAAAGAACGGATTAAAAAGGACCTACATACCCAAAGGCGTGCCCATTGAGCATTCCACATTCGTTTTCtcacagccgcagccgcttTCCCAGTCAAAGAAGCTGCTTGTGCTCATCCATGGCAGTGGGTATGTGCTAGCCGGGCAATGGGCAAGGAG ATTGATTATAAACAATTCCCTGGATCACGGCACGCAGCTGCCTTATATACAGCGAGCCCAGAAACTGGGCTATGATATACTCGTCACCAATACGAATGACACCACACGCATGATAAAGGGCAAGCGTACGCCGATCAAAGGTTTGGAAAATTCCATGACTCATGCCGCTTACGTATGGGAACATATTATTATGCCCTCCCAGCCCAAAAGTGTAGCTATTGTGGCACATAGTTTTGGTGGGGCTGTGAGCAGGGCTTTG ACGgagaaatatacaaaatttttcAAGGAAAAAGTATATGCCATTGCTCTTACCGATGGCACAGTGGGTCATCCGCCGGCCGGCTGTCAAAAGTATTTTCTTGATGTCACCTGCAATTGGGTGTCAAGCAACGAGCCGCTCGATACGGATTTAACACAAGGCGATGTTGCCGAGAATATCACTTGTGTATCTGCTGGACATCCGGAGCACGAATGGACCTCCTATTCAGCCATCGAGTCTGTATTTAAGTTCTTGGAGAAAAAGTACGAGCAGCATGTGAAGGCCAAGCAGGTCGTCTAG
- the LOC6632363 gene encoding FAM172 family protein homolog CG10038 isoform X1, translated as MWRRFINTMQSIPTGHINNCRKCTMSEPSARNCQEAIARLREFGYAFNEAGQLRKIDKISGEPGEEPYEFKISDNQAKNQEHYEQLANQIPEIIYELLEKNGLKRTYIPKGVPIEHSTFVFSQPQPLSQSKKLLVLIHGSGYVLAGQWARRLIINNSLDHGTQLPYIQRAQKLGYDILVTNTNDTTRMIKGKRTPIKGLENSMTHAAYVWEHIIMPSQPKSVAIVAHSFGGAVSRALTEKYTKFFKEKVYAIALTDGTVGHPPAGCQKYFLDVTCNWVSSNEPLDTDLTQGDVAENITCVSAGHPEHEWTSYSAIESVFKFLEKKYEQHVKAKQVV; from the exons ATGTGGAGGCGCTTTATAAATACTATGCAATCTATTCCCACAGGGCACATAAATAACTGCAGGAAGTGTACCATGTCGGAACCAAGTGCCAGAAATTGCCAAGAAGCTATTGCGCGCTTGCGGGAATTTGGATATGCATTCAATGAAG CTGGACAACTACGCAAAATAGACAAAATCAGCGGGGAACCCGGCGAGGAGCCTTACGAGTTTAAGATAAGCGACAATCAGGCTAAGAATCAGGAGCACTACGAGCAGCTGGCCAATCAGATACCAGAAATCATATACGAACTGCTGGAAAAGAACGGATTAAAAAGGACCTACATACCCAAAGGCGTGCCCATTGAGCATTCCACATTCGTTTTCtcacagccgcagccgcttTCCCAGTCAAAGAAGCTGCTTGTGCTCATCCATGGCAGTGGGTATGTGCTAGCCGGGCAATGGGCAAGGAG ATTGATTATAAACAATTCCCTGGATCACGGCACGCAGCTGCCTTATATACAGCGAGCCCAGAAACTGGGCTATGATATACTCGTCACCAATACGAATGACACCACACGCATGATAAAGGGCAAGCGTACGCCGATCAAAGGTTTGGAAAATTCCATGACTCATGCCGCTTACGTATGGGAACATATTATTATGCCCTCCCAGCCCAAAAGTGTAGCTATTGTGGCACATAGTTTTGGTGGGGCTGTGAGCAGGGCTTTG ACGgagaaatatacaaaatttttcAAGGAAAAAGTATATGCCATTGCTCTTACCGATGGCACAGTGGGTCATCCGCCGGCCGGCTGTCAAAAGTATTTTCTTGATGTCACCTGCAATTGGGTGTCAAGCAACGAGCCGCTCGATACGGATTTAACACAAGGCGATGTTGCCGAGAATATCACTTGTGTATCTGCTGGACATCCGGAGCACGAATGGACCTCCTATTCAGCCATCGAGTCTGTATTTAAGTTCTTGGAGAAAAAGTACGAGCAGCATGTGAAGGCCAAGCAGGTCGTCTAG
- the LOC6632364 gene encoding probable cytochrome P450 313a4, with amino-acid sequence MRHKEDLLSLFGSYIKDYGTTLVTWLGPLPLLIVSDPQVTQDILNSPHCVNKSLMYKIFDDAGGKGLLSLEDPVWTEHRKMLNPAFGHKVLLSFFPIFNDETAILLKEFDKMADGRETDILPCLQHFTLSIATQTTMGTCVKEEPSFKNSSLIAHVEWLQECVADFVLSPWFNFRIIRQLLGREEHYFRSKTQIRSFIRKLVDKKLSRDIQDKTTGNKNFFLNLAVEHLKRGSFDRENVENESIIIVLGAFETSSKTLANTLMLLAMFPEYQEKAFDEILALFPNAGDFSVSYEDTQQMVYMDLVLRECMRLIAPVPVVVRQASKDVRLSNGVCMPKGTQILIDIFHMHRSKDIWGPEADSFNPDHFLPHNFQEKHPYAYIPFTKGLRNCIGWRYGILSMKVTLAKLVRNYKFSTSFNYKHLQFIDNITIKLATTPLLKLERRI; translated from the exons ATGCGGCATAAGGAAG ATTTGCTTAGCCTGTTTGGTTCTTATATCAAGGATTATGGCACTACTTTGGTCACTTGGCTGGGCCCATTGCCATTGCTAATTGTCAGCGATCCTCAAGTGACGCAGGATATACTAAATTCTCCGCATTGTGTGAACAAAAGTTTAATGTATAAGATATTCGACGATGCTGGGGGCAAGGGCTTATTAAGCTTGGAAG ATCCGGTTTGGACTGAACATAGAAAAATGTTAAATCCCGCATTTGGTCACAAGGTTTTGCTGAgtttttttcccattttcaatgaCGAGACggcaatattattaaaagaGTTTGATAAAATGGCCGATGGCAGGGAGACTGATATACTGCCTTGTCTACAGCATTTTACATTAAGCATAGCTACGC AAACCACAATGGGCACTTGTGTTAAGGAAGAGCCAAGCTTTAAGAACAGTTCCCTTATAGCACATGTTGAATG GCTCCAGGAATGCGTGGCAGACTTTGTCTTATCCCCATGGTTCAATTTTCGAATAATACGTCAACTTCTGGGCAGAGAGGAGCATTATTTCAGatcaaaaacacaaataagaTCGTTTATCAGAAAG CTGGTGGATAAGAAGCTCTCTCGGGACATCCAGGACAAGACAACGGGCAACAAGaatttttttctcaatttggCAGTTGAGCATCTCAAACGAGGCAGCTTTGACAGAGAGAATGTTGAAAATGAGTCCATTATAATAGTGTTGGGTGCCTTTGAGACATCTTCCAAGACGCTGGCTAATACGCTCATGCTGCTGGCCATGTTTCCCGAGTACCAGGAAAAGGCATTTGATGAAATCCTTGCGTTGTTTCCCAATGCGGGCGATTTTTCAGTTAGTTACGAGGATACCCAACAAATGGTTTATATGGATCTCGTTTTGCGGGAGTGCATGCGCCTCATAGCGCCTGTTCCGGTTGTGGTCAGGCAAGCATCGAAGGATGTGCGGCTATCAAATGGCGTTTGTATGCCCAAGGGCACGCAAATTCTGATTGACATATTTCACATGCACCGCAGCAAGGATATATGGGGACCAGAGGCAGATTCATTTAATCCGGACCACTTTCTGCCACACAACTTTCAGGAAAAGCATCCGTATGCGTATATACCTTTCACGAAGGGTTTGCGCAACTGCATAG gCTGGCGTTATGGCATTTTATCTATGAAAGTTACGTTGGCCAAATTAGTGAGAAATTACAAATTTAGCAcaagttttaattataaacatcTACAATTTATTGATAATATCACCATTAAACTGGCAACTACACCGCTCTTGAAGCTAGAACGTAGAATTTAA
- the LOC6632365 gene encoding apyrase, producing the protein MQSTTYGFRDLENSPRTMHMRDWRTALRTPTYRIGNRTVRFNYHFALLVFCVFILALLFLYARQGSRSSSDGYWLRSRYASQENAASLATPYNTTYPLTPPLSVQGGVISYRIAMIADLDTSSKIVKGDGSTTWRSYLKKGYLTYLAKKQEIQISWDDGAPTALESSFALKDRGMELSELVTFNGKLLSFDDRTGLIYELANDKVIPWLILLDGDGHSTKGFKSEWATVKQHTLYVGSMGKEWTTGMGEYQNNNPMYVKAISTTGEVRSLNWAENYKQLRLQSLQISWPGYMIHESGVWSPVHQRWYFLPRRCSKEKYNETLDEHMGCNILISADEHFTSIDTLKLDTANTAPTHGFSSFKFLPNTEDSIIVALKTEELNGKTSTFVTAFSVKGKTLLPETRIETDYKYEGFEFI; encoded by the exons ATGCAAAGCACGACGTACGGATTCAGAGATCTGGAAAACTCACCGCGCACCATGCATATGCGCGACTGGCGTACCGCCCTGCGTACGCCAACCTATCGAATTGGCAATCGCACAGTCCGCTTTAATTATCATTTCGCATTGCTTGTGTTCTGTGTTTTTATCCTCGCGCTGCTCTTTCTGTATGCGCGCCAGGGCAGTCGCAGCTCATCGGATGGCTATTGGCTGCGCAGCCGTTATGCCAGCCAAGAGAATGCCGCCTCCCTAGCCACGCCTTACAATACAACATATCCACTGACGCCGCCGCTGAGCGTGCAGGGCGGGGTTATCAGCTATCGCATCGCCATGATAGCAGATCTAGATACCAGCTCGAAGATTGTCAAAGGCGATGGCAGCACAACGTGGCGTAGCTATCtcaagaagggctatcttacGTATCTGGCCAAAAAGCAGGAGATACAAATTAGCTGGGACGACGGTGCGCCGACGGCGCTGGAGTCCTCGTTTGCGCTAAAGGATCGCGGCATGGAGCTCTCCGAGCTGGTCACATTCAATGGCAAGCTGCTCAGCTTCGATGATCGCACCGGGCTCATCTATGAGCTGGCCAATGACAAGGTCATACCCTGGCTAATACTGCTGGATGGCGATGGCCACAGCACCAAGGGCTTCAAATCGGAGTGGGCAACCGTGAAGCAGCACACGCTCTATGTCGGCTCCATGGGCAAGGAGTGGACAACGGGCATGGGTGAATATCAGAATAATAATCCCATGTACGTGAAGGCCATAAGCACAACCGGCGAGGTGCGCTCCCTCAACTGGGCGGAGAACTACAAGCAGCTGCGACTGCAATCGCTGCAGATCAGCTGGCCCGGCTATATGATACACGAGAGCGGCGTCTGGTCACCTGTGCATCAGCGCTGGTACTTTCTGCCACGTCGCTGTTCCAAGGAGAA ATACAACGAAACCTTGGATGAGCACATGGGCTGCAACATACTAATCTCTGCGGATGAGCACTTTACCAGTATAGACACACTTAAATTGGATACCGCCAATACGGCGCCCACGCACGGTTTCTCTAGCTTTAAATTTCTACCCAATACAGAGGACTCCATTATTGTCGCGCTCAAAACGGAGGAGCTTAATGGAAAAACGTCCACATTTGTGACGGCCTTCAGCGTGAAGGGCAAAACCCTGCTGCCCGAGACGCGCATAGAGACGGACTACAAATACGAGGGCTTCGAGTTTATTTAG